In Acidianus brierleyi, one genomic interval encodes:
- a CDS encoding protein kinase domain-containing protein, which produces MYFAFIKDNKKILYSDGIISEYDGKLKVKDNIIGYVLSPSDGKLKQTKIPVYDCSKVEFSGALRGKVSDFYIFESKDSLCLYFGTLDKEISGAIYDFVSGLSFIKGDKTEIIKNMDKYEVIQFALKSFNDDEIKRYAIINLSKLNKCNEAIDLYLKLDKKFPEEALAAAECYEKLGEDLEALKIYSFFSEEKYKELESKLMKKVDLMIDEYKSTENPKRLFDALNVLPTYDAPAVKLGWHYMKKRNYNDAVKYFEEALKRSNSYQNMLMLSYAYFKSGEYRKAYDLIENAEKIRRTANSAYLKGLALEALNAPSNAEKEFTYACKEGVVEACEKVSPNKLYLPKDFLPEQWLGYVLYGYEVKKIIGNGGMGYVLLVEKNTRKYAMKIMKKEYNFTEMLYEVAKMQEISKGSKYVVRILSSFIDENWTDYFSSPPAIIMEYMEGGDLRKILIEEEYQSLRHSVRWPEIVSLIYSKVSDGIIHMHKEGYVHCDIKPSNILFSSKLQKYGEDAETDILTERSVPKLSDLGSAVKFGVPVIHYTPYYAHPLQRFGYRADYSMDVYSFTVSLYVTLTNNFPFPEWLERELEDAVTDSSKREQALKDFYNAEPRMDYVPDEYRELIEKGLKGEITMEEISRELKNLVSSFYNIQDKILISS; this is translated from the coding sequence GTGTACTTTGCGTTCATTAAGGATAATAAAAAAATTCTGTATAGCGACGGGATAATTAGTGAGTATGATGGTAAACTTAAAGTTAAAGACAATATAATAGGTTACGTTTTATCTCCTTCAGACGGTAAGCTAAAACAAACTAAGATTCCAGTTTATGATTGCTCTAAAGTAGAATTTTCTGGAGCATTAAGGGGAAAAGTATCTGATTTCTATATTTTTGAGTCTAAAGATTCTCTTTGTTTATATTTTGGAACTCTAGATAAAGAAATAAGTGGAGCAATTTATGATTTTGTAAGCGGATTGTCATTTATTAAAGGTGATAAGACAGAAATTATAAAAAATATGGATAAATATGAAGTAATTCAGTTTGCTTTAAAAAGTTTTAATGATGATGAAATAAAAAGATACGCAATAATTAATTTATCAAAGTTGAATAAATGTAATGAAGCTATAGACTTATACTTGAAATTAGATAAGAAATTCCCAGAAGAAGCTCTAGCAGCGGCTGAATGCTATGAGAAATTAGGTGAGGACTTAGAAGCATTAAAAATATACTCTTTCTTTTCTGAAGAAAAATATAAAGAACTTGAAAGTAAATTAATGAAAAAAGTTGACCTAATGATAGATGAATATAAATCAACAGAGAATCCTAAACGTCTGTTTGATGCATTAAATGTTTTACCTACGTATGATGCACCTGCTGTTAAATTAGGCTGGCACTATATGAAAAAGAGAAATTATAACGATGCAGTTAAGTACTTTGAGGAAGCTTTGAAAAGATCAAACAGTTACCAGAATATGTTAATGTTATCCTATGCGTATTTTAAATCAGGAGAGTATAGGAAAGCATATGATCTAATAGAAAATGCAGAGAAAATAAGAAGAACTGCTAACTCAGCCTATCTTAAAGGTTTAGCTTTAGAAGCTTTAAATGCTCCATCTAACGCAGAAAAGGAATTTACATATGCATGTAAAGAAGGAGTAGTAGAAGCATGTGAGAAAGTTTCACCAAATAAGTTATATTTACCTAAGGATTTTTTGCCGGAACAATGGCTAGGCTATGTACTTTATGGCTATGAAGTCAAGAAGATAATAGGAAATGGTGGAATGGGTTATGTATTGTTAGTAGAGAAAAATACTAGAAAATATGCAATGAAAATAATGAAAAAAGAATATAATTTTACAGAAATGCTATACGAGGTGGCTAAAATGCAAGAAATATCAAAGGGATCAAAATATGTGGTAAGAATTCTTTCAAGTTTTATAGACGAGAATTGGACTGATTACTTTTCATCTCCTCCTGCTATCATTATGGAATATATGGAGGGTGGAGATTTGAGGAAAATACTTATAGAAGAGGAGTATCAAAGTTTGCGACATTCAGTAAGATGGCCTGAAATAGTATCATTAATATATTCTAAAGTATCTGATGGCATAATACACATGCATAAAGAGGGTTATGTTCATTGTGATATAAAGCCTTCAAATATCTTATTTAGTTCAAAATTACAAAAATATGGAGAAGACGCTGAGACAGATATTTTAACAGAAAGATCTGTTCCAAAACTTTCCGATCTAGGCAGTGCAGTAAAATTTGGAGTTCCTGTAATACATTATACTCCTTATTATGCACATCCGCTACAGAGGTTTGGTTATAGAGCCGACTATAGTATGGATGTGTATTCTTTTACAGTATCTTTATATGTAACATTAACTAATAATTTCCCTTTCCCAGAATGGCTTGAAAGAGAATTAGAAGATGCTGTAACAGATTCTTCAAAGAGAGAGCAAGCGTTAAAAGATTTTTATAATGCAGAACCTAGAATGGATTACGTCCCAGACGAATATAGGGAATTAATAGAGAAAGGATTGAAAGGAGAGATAACTATGGAAGAAATTTCAAGGGAACTAAAGAATTTAGTAAGTAGTTTCTATAATATACAAGATAAAATTTTAATTTCCTCGTGA
- a CDS encoding DMT family transporter, whose amino-acid sequence MKILKYAIPYIVLSAFSYEFVKNGLQYASPLPFMAIRYLIGGISLLPLAKKIVINRNIIFLTILTTLSSGLWAYGLLYVSPSESAVLSYSMPLFALPLSLLLIKEKPEITEILGITVGFLGVIIYSIPLGFGYTLIGLIFTLVNAFFWASFTVFFRFLKNMDPFVVNSSQLIIGSMFFFGFSFLDFKLDFTYNFIADLIYVSILGGSLTFILWNQMLRMEKVGKVTVLSFSVPLLTTAIDGIETMSLPSDFSIVGITIMFSGILLSRLKGRKKKTAISRGN is encoded by the coding sequence TTGAAAATATTAAAATACGCTATTCCATACATCGTGTTAAGCGCATTTTCTTATGAATTTGTTAAAAACGGATTACAATATGCTTCTCCTTTACCTTTTATGGCAATAAGATATTTAATTGGAGGTATTTCATTACTTCCATTAGCTAAGAAGATTGTTATAAATAGAAATATAATATTTTTAACGATTCTTACTACTTTAAGTTCTGGACTTTGGGCGTATGGACTACTTTATGTATCTCCTTCAGAATCTGCAGTATTGAGTTACTCAATGCCGCTTTTTGCTTTGCCATTATCGCTACTCCTTATAAAAGAGAAACCAGAAATAACTGAAATATTAGGGATTACAGTAGGCTTCTTAGGAGTTATAATTTATTCAATACCGCTAGGCTTTGGATATACCCTCATAGGACTTATATTCACGTTAGTTAATGCCTTCTTCTGGGCTTCTTTTACAGTATTTTTTAGATTTCTAAAAAATATGGATCCATTTGTTGTAAATTCGTCACAGCTTATTATAGGCTCAATGTTTTTCTTCGGTTTCTCTTTCCTAGACTTTAAGCTGGATTTTACATATAATTTTATAGCAGATCTCATTTATGTCTCGATCCTAGGTGGAAGTTTAACCTTTATTTTATGGAATCAAATGTTAAGGATGGAGAAAGTCGGAAAGGTTACAGTACTTTCTTTTTCTGTACCGCTACTTACAACAGCTATAGATGGAATAGAGACCATGTCCTTACCATCTGATTTTTCTATAGTAGGAATTACAATTATGTTCTCAGGAATACTATTATCAAGACTTAAAGGAAGAAAGAAGAAAACAGCTATTTCACGAGGAAATTAA
- a CDS encoding RidA family protein produces the protein MKDVIYTEKAPKPIGPYSQAIKSSNIIFVSGQIPIEPKTNEIIKGNIKEQTKKVIENIKAILESSGASLENVTMTFIYLKDMKDFSDFNDIYQEYFSTKPPARVTVEVSRLPRDVLIEIACIAVV, from the coding sequence ATGAAAGATGTAATATATACCGAAAAAGCCCCAAAGCCTATAGGACCTTATTCTCAAGCTATAAAATCTTCAAATATAATTTTTGTATCTGGACAAATACCTATAGAGCCAAAAACAAATGAAATTATAAAGGGAAATATTAAAGAGCAAACTAAGAAGGTTATAGAAAACATAAAGGCAATATTAGAAAGTTCTGGAGCTTCATTAGAAAATGTCACTATGACGTTCATTTACTTAAAAGACATGAAAGATTTCTCAGATTTTAATGATATATATCAAGAGTATTTCAGTACAAAACCACCTGCAAGAGTTACTGTAGAAGTATCTAGATTACCTAGAGATGTTCTTATAGAAATAGCATGTATAGCCGTAGTATAA
- a CDS encoding CBS domain-containing protein → MIIKTLEILNPPIVSIDDKLLTAFKKVNDRGIGRVIVANDKIHGLLSTRDLLSVYLSFCPTTCTQGDLYKLGNAKASDYMTPNPVTVTEDTDIIDAITLMVTRNFGSLPVLDEKGKPIGIVTERDFLLAFQDLDELFPVNKFMSKRVTTVYKHTLLEQAVRQMLNRGFRRLPVADEDGKVIGMITAADAVKSAGKSVEKMEPEAFFGRYIKDVMNKSVITIDENKSINEAAALLISKNIGSLLILDEEGKPKGIITERDMLIALHYQLHLPFVSEKKNLT, encoded by the coding sequence ATGATTATAAAAACTTTAGAGATTTTGAATCCTCCAATAGTATCAATAGATGATAAATTGCTAACAGCGTTCAAAAAAGTTAATGATAGAGGAATAGGACGAGTTATAGTGGCAAACGATAAAATACATGGCTTGCTCTCAACGAGAGATCTTCTATCAGTTTATTTAAGTTTCTGCCCTACTACGTGCACTCAAGGAGATTTGTATAAATTAGGAAATGCTAAAGCGTCAGATTATATGACGCCTAACCCTGTTACAGTAACTGAAGATACTGATATAATAGATGCAATAACGTTAATGGTTACTAGAAACTTTGGTTCTTTACCCGTTCTAGATGAAAAAGGAAAGCCTATAGGAATAGTTACAGAAAGAGATTTCTTACTAGCGTTTCAAGATCTTGACGAGTTATTCCCTGTAAATAAGTTTATGTCAAAAAGAGTTACAACAGTATATAAACACACACTTTTAGAGCAGGCAGTTAGACAAATGTTGAATAGAGGATTTAGAAGACTACCTGTAGCTGACGAAGACGGAAAAGTTATAGGAATGATTACTGCTGCTGACGCAGTAAAATCTGCTGGAAAATCAGTTGAGAAAATGGAACCAGAAGCATTTTTTGGAAGATATATAAAGGACGTTATGAATAAGAGCGTAATAACTATTGACGAAAATAAGTCAATAAATGAAGCTGCTGCCCTATTAATATCTAAAAATATAGGTTCACTTCTAATTCTTGACGAGGAAGGAAAGCCAAAGGGTATAATAACAGAAAGAGATATGTTAATAGCACTTCACTATCAGTTGCATTTACCATTCGTTTCAGAAAAAAAGAATTTAACCTAA
- a CDS encoding 8-oxo-dGTP diphosphatase — translation MELPTCLSIVIKDNEVLMIEKKRGLGKGLLTFPGWKIENETSYECALRELEEEVNVKGYDPLYAGRILFKQENGYVISMYVYLIRKFSGVIKETDEAKPFWQRTDDIPYARMWQDDRFWLYKVLSGKIVDCVFTFSNDWSEIMEGYC, via the coding sequence ATGGAACTTCCTACATGTTTATCTATAGTAATAAAAGACAATGAAGTTTTAATGATAGAGAAGAAAAGGGGTCTAGGTAAAGGTCTTTTGACGTTTCCTGGATGGAAAATAGAAAATGAAACCTCATATGAATGCGCATTAAGGGAATTAGAAGAAGAAGTAAACGTTAAGGGTTATGATCCACTATACGCTGGTAGAATTCTATTTAAGCAAGAGAATGGATATGTGATTTCTATGTACGTATACCTAATAAGGAAATTTTCTGGAGTTATAAAGGAAACAGATGAAGCTAAACCTTTTTGGCAAAGAACTGATGATATACCTTATGCAAGGATGTGGCAGGATGACAGATTTTGGCTGTATAAAGTTCTGTCAGGCAAAATAGTAGATTGTGTATTTACATTTTCTAATGATTGGAGTGAAATTATGGAGGGATATTGCTAA
- a CDS encoding alpha/beta hydrolase-fold protein has product MNLKFLEFESDVLKDNVLKDPFIRKTAIIEPDQPEGKPLLVYLSGFLSSSLAQLNYDPLSEDLYSRVKRLKSEGKIDGSIIILPDTFTKVGGNQYLNSEAVGKYEDFILNEIIPYFSEKYSTDKIGVFGKSSGGYGSLTLGMKSKKIKALASHSGDAYFEYVYLPSFPKVIPYLRKFKTPKEWLDYYWTKQNKKKKEDINTLNIIGMSAFYSPSSSGDILLPFDLETGEIIMEIWEKWLQKDPVRMVDKISGNLQNKFVYIDVGVKDEFNIQYGSRIIHKKLKQKNIQHIYEEFEDGHLNVSYRYDVSIPILENYLKNI; this is encoded by the coding sequence ATGAATCTAAAATTTTTAGAGTTTGAAAGTGATGTATTAAAAGATAACGTATTAAAAGATCCTTTTATTAGAAAAACAGCAATTATAGAGCCAGATCAGCCAGAAGGCAAACCACTCTTAGTATATTTGAGCGGATTTCTATCGTCATCCTTAGCACAACTAAATTATGATCCTTTGTCAGAAGATCTCTATTCGCGTGTAAAGAGATTAAAAAGTGAAGGAAAAATAGACGGAAGTATAATTATTTTGCCTGATACTTTTACTAAAGTGGGCGGAAATCAATATTTAAATTCAGAAGCAGTAGGAAAGTATGAAGATTTTATATTAAACGAGATAATTCCCTATTTCTCAGAAAAATATAGTACTGACAAAATAGGAGTATTTGGAAAATCTTCTGGAGGATATGGATCACTAACACTTGGAATGAAAAGTAAAAAAATAAAAGCATTAGCGTCACATTCTGGAGATGCGTATTTCGAATATGTATATTTACCAAGTTTCCCAAAAGTTATACCATATCTAAGAAAATTTAAGACACCAAAAGAATGGCTAGATTATTATTGGACAAAACAGAATAAAAAGAAAAAAGAAGATATAAATACGCTGAATATAATAGGAATGTCAGCATTTTATTCTCCTTCTTCTTCTGGAGATATCCTTTTACCTTTTGATCTAGAAACTGGAGAAATTATAATGGAAATTTGGGAAAAATGGTTACAGAAAGATCCAGTTAGAATGGTAGACAAAATTTCTGGAAATTTGCAGAACAAATTTGTATATATCGATGTCGGCGTTAAAGACGAATTTAACATACAATACGGCTCACGTATAATTCATAAAAAGCTAAAACAGAAAAATATACAGCATATATACGAGGAATTTGAAGACGGCCACCTTAATGTATCATACCGTTATGATGTCTCAATACCTATCTTAGAAAACTATCTCAAAAACATATAG
- a CDS encoding cation:proton antiporter: MQSLQTLALILVSASVLGLILNRFKISPVLAYLLAGLLGVYLSVNYEGEIFQFLDFLALNLISFEIGATLEISRLKTLFIRSSVIVFIETISAISIILTLGFLLRLNILESIFLGLIAADTSTSIAFKLSQGKLDEKDRELILSVSSLEDVLSFLALAAISASRDIGSLIVDLPIATISSLILGYFISRYLIKPTLNFSNESIILSAITAVFLFNLISNELDIPNTYGSFLLGLSAALTLKNTVKVTNLLMPIRELSLIFFFIVAGSYLKIGNSLLIFLPISILLIIVKYLSFSIATWMTGSEFLRAFRLGLFMTPISEFGIIISLDAINQGFNILPVYDISTLVVAFSSTVSSIIINSEKRILKGISKIYFKSTFLQNVDRIVKSNSFSRKTQFNFEYVKPIIVTIGIVTSLYTVLVSLKTYLPFLLSFTAPIITAFSILFILFLWKDSIEKVNTEGKIKEILKILSIMISIPVSLILISMLVSFLGFSFISILALFISILVLLLLYRRIERIVREIENII, encoded by the coding sequence ATGCAAAGTTTACAAACATTGGCACTTATTTTAGTTTCAGCGTCAGTATTAGGTTTGATCTTAAATAGGTTTAAAATTTCGCCCGTGTTAGCGTATTTATTAGCAGGGTTATTAGGTGTTTATTTAAGTGTAAATTATGAAGGTGAGATATTTCAATTTTTAGATTTTTTAGCACTCAATTTAATATCCTTTGAAATAGGAGCTACTCTAGAGATTTCTAGATTAAAAACACTGTTTATACGATCATCAGTAATCGTTTTTATAGAAACTATTAGTGCAATATCAATAATATTAACATTGGGATTTTTATTAAGATTAAATATTTTAGAATCAATTTTTCTAGGTTTAATAGCAGCCGATACAAGCACTTCAATAGCGTTCAAATTATCACAAGGAAAACTAGACGAGAAAGACAGAGAACTTATTCTCTCAGTTTCTTCATTAGAAGACGTCTTATCTTTTTTAGCATTAGCAGCAATATCTGCCTCAAGAGACATAGGTAGCTTAATAGTTGATTTACCTATAGCTACAATATCTTCGCTTATTTTGGGATATTTTATTTCAAGATATCTAATAAAGCCTACATTAAACTTTTCAAATGAAAGTATAATATTATCCGCAATAACTGCAGTATTTTTATTTAATCTTATAAGTAACGAATTAGATATTCCTAATACATACGGATCTTTTTTACTAGGATTATCTGCAGCCTTAACTCTAAAGAATACAGTTAAGGTTACAAATCTTCTCATGCCTATTAGAGAATTGTCATTAATATTCTTTTTTATAGTAGCAGGTAGTTATTTGAAAATCGGAAACTCATTATTAATATTTCTACCAATAAGTATTCTATTAATTATAGTAAAATATTTGTCATTCAGTATAGCCACGTGGATGACTGGAAGCGAATTCTTAAGAGCTTTTAGATTAGGGCTTTTTATGACACCCATAAGTGAGTTTGGAATAATAATTTCTCTAGATGCTATAAATCAAGGATTTAATATACTTCCAGTTTACGATATTTCTACTTTAGTAGTGGCTTTTTCTTCAACGGTATCGTCGATTATTATTAACTCTGAAAAGAGAATACTAAAAGGAATATCTAAAATTTATTTTAAATCTACATTTCTTCAAAATGTAGATAGAATAGTAAAATCAAATAGCTTCTCAAGAAAGACTCAGTTTAATTTTGAATATGTAAAACCAATAATAGTAACAATAGGTATAGTAACTAGCTTATATACAGTTTTAGTTTCACTAAAAACATATCTTCCATTTTTACTTAGTTTCACTGCACCTATAATTACTGCATTTTCTATACTATTTATCTTGTTTTTATGGAAGGATTCAATAGAAAAAGTTAATACAGAAGGAAAAATAAAGGAAATACTAAAAATTCTTTCAATTATGATCTCAATACCAGTATCTTTAATTCTCATTAGTATGTTAGTTTCATTTCTAGGTTTCTCATTTATTTCTATTCTAGCATTATTTATATCAATATTAGTTTTATTATTACTATATAGAAGAATAGAAAGAATTGTTAGAGAAATAGAAAATATAATCTGA
- a CDS encoding DUF429 domain-containing protein, whose amino-acid sequence MYCGIDLAVKRKTAVGLLIDNKIKIYFVSTDDEILELCSKAKITAIDSPLSYSKGFREIDREMLKLGLKVLPPSFMPSLVERGIKLSKKLNSIETHPTSSMKLMKINWKDYTSIKDEFDAVLCAITAYLYDNGEAKAIKAKDGEIYLIDKKMKIVKENSDYIFYFSNNSFYSSI is encoded by the coding sequence ATTTATTGTGGAATAGATTTAGCAGTAAAGAGAAAAACAGCAGTAGGCTTATTGATTGATAATAAGATAAAAATATATTTTGTATCTACGGATGATGAAATATTAGAATTATGTTCAAAAGCTAAAATTACTGCAATAGATTCTCCTTTATCATATTCTAAAGGTTTTAGAGAGATAGATAGAGAAATGTTAAAATTAGGTTTAAAAGTACTTCCTCCGTCTTTTATGCCTAGTTTAGTAGAGAGAGGAATAAAATTATCTAAAAAACTTAATTCTATTGAAACTCATCCCACGTCTTCAATGAAGTTAATGAAAATAAATTGGAAGGATTATACAAGTATTAAAGACGAATTTGACGCTGTATTATGTGCTATAACTGCATATTTATATGATAATGGAGAGGCAAAGGCAATTAAAGCAAAAGATGGAGAAATATATCTAATCGATAAGAAAATGAAAATTGTAAAAGAAAATTCAGATTATATTTTCTATTTCTCTAACAATTCTTTCTATTCTTCTATATAG
- the tpiA gene encoding triose-phosphate isomerase codes for MKKPIILINFKAYENSFGEKGIQMAKIIEKVSREYSTDIIISVPATMIYKIAQEVSIPVFAQHVDSVSLGARTGHTTVEMIKDAGAKGSLLNHSEKRIRLDEIDDAIKKLNKEGLESVVCVDRYSIVAPIGMLGPNSILIEPPELIGSGISVSKAKPEVITKGVEEINKVKGVDLIAGAGISSGDDVYTAIKLGAAGIGVASAVMKSPNPEQVVEDFVKSAIKAMSEK; via the coding sequence ATGAAAAAGCCAATAATATTAATAAACTTTAAGGCATATGAGAACTCCTTTGGCGAAAAAGGAATACAAATGGCTAAAATTATAGAAAAAGTAAGTAGAGAATACTCAACTGACATAATAATTTCTGTTCCAGCTACAATGATTTATAAAATAGCTCAAGAGGTGTCAATTCCAGTTTTTGCTCAACATGTAGATAGTGTTAGCTTAGGTGCTAGGACTGGACATACAACTGTAGAGATGATTAAAGACGCTGGTGCTAAGGGAAGCTTACTAAATCATAGTGAAAAAAGGATAAGGTTAGATGAGATAGACGACGCTATTAAGAAATTAAACAAAGAAGGATTAGAGAGCGTAGTTTGTGTAGATAGATATAGTATAGTAGCTCCAATAGGGATGCTAGGTCCTAATTCTATTCTAATTGAACCTCCAGAGCTTATAGGCAGTGGAATTTCGGTTTCAAAAGCTAAACCAGAAGTTATTACAAAGGGAGTCGAAGAAATAAATAAAGTAAAAGGCGTAGATCTTATTGCAGGAGCTGGAATAAGCAGTGGGGATGACGTTTATACTGCTATTAAACTAGGTGCTGCAGGAATAGGAGTAGCTAGTGCAGTAATGAAATCGCCAAATCCAGAACAAGTAGTAGAAGATTTTGTTAAATCTGCAATCAAAGCTATGAGTGAAAAATAA
- a CDS encoding alanyl-tRNA editing protein encodes MEIRTHSALHVLKGAARKVLGTKWTASTYVNGFHGRLTVKMERKPSDEEINKVFYEANQKIKENLPFIIEKMSRKEAEEKYGDEIYDLFPVPSDVVELTIVIIPDWNINACNKQHVKSTIEIGEIIQDDWRYRNSKQLLELSFNLAH; translated from the coding sequence ATGGAGATAAGAACTCATTCAGCTCTCCATGTATTAAAAGGTGCAGCAAGGAAAGTTCTAGGTACAAAATGGACAGCTAGTACTTATGTGAATGGTTTTCATGGTAGACTTACAGTAAAAATGGAAAGAAAACCTTCTGACGAAGAAATAAACAAAGTTTTTTATGAGGCTAATCAAAAAATCAAGGAAAATCTTCCTTTTATTATTGAGAAAATGAGTAGAAAGGAGGCAGAGGAAAAATATGGCGACGAGATATACGATCTTTTTCCTGTTCCTTCAGATGTGGTAGAACTTACTATTGTAATAATTCCAGATTGGAATATTAATGCTTGCAATAAACAACATGTAAAATCTACTATAGAAATTGGAGAAATAATACAAGATGATTGGAGATATAGAAATTCTAAACAACTTTTAGAGTTATCTTTTAACTTAGCTCATTAA
- a CDS encoding winged helix-turn-helix domain-containing protein → MKFNFKLWIENEDGKPILGKGGVELVKAIIETGSISGASEKLNLSYKFAWEYVRRINASVGGMELKKGGKNAGGTEIPEKLKKMLEIYNSAQEEVQKVLEKYTKMINELS, encoded by the coding sequence ATGAAGTTTAACTTTAAATTATGGATTGAAAACGAAGATGGAAAGCCTATACTAGGAAAAGGGGGAGTAGAGCTAGTAAAAGCGATAATAGAAACAGGTTCTATTTCTGGTGCAAGCGAAAAACTAAACCTATCATACAAGTTTGCCTGGGAGTACGTAAGAAGAATAAATGCGTCTGTTGGTGGTATGGAACTAAAGAAAGGAGGAAAGAACGCTGGAGGAACTGAAATTCCAGAAAAATTAAAGAAAATGTTAGAAATATATAATAGTGCTCAAGAGGAAGTACAAAAAGTTTTAGAAAAATATACTAAAATGATTAATGAGCTAAGTTAA
- a CDS encoding 5-(carboxyamino)imidazole ribonucleotide synthase yields the protein MSSLQNYKIGILGGGQLGWMMILEGRKLPLKFYVLGNPEDPACQIADKCYPLENYKEMIDESDVVTFEFEHVSEEALNYAEEKNKLLPRLNSVELKRERYKEKEFLRDHNFPVPRFEVADNGEEALRILKNDFNNLGVIKQSKGGYDGKGQYFIKEDSEKYQFIKNMNCKFVVEEFIDFDFEASIIVTRSKKEFKAFTPSFNYNEKGILIYNYGPYFNEEMVKIGEKLTKDLDYIGTMGIEFFVKENKVLINETAPRVHNTGHYTLDASFVSQFEQHLRAITDMDLGDTTFLKPFGMVNILGKSDFPKEILRIGKVYWYGKNQAKKRRKMGHINIVGKDLEDVKGKIDNIMKILYTEGIEL from the coding sequence ATGTCCTCTCTACAAAATTATAAAATAGGCATTCTAGGAGGAGGACAATTAGGCTGGATGATGATATTAGAAGGAAGAAAGTTACCATTAAAGTTTTATGTTCTAGGAAATCCAGAAGACCCTGCTTGCCAAATTGCTGACAAATGTTATCCTTTAGAGAATTATAAAGAAATGATAGACGAAAGTGATGTAGTAACTTTTGAATTTGAACATGTAAGTGAAGAAGCCTTAAATTATGCTGAAGAAAAAAATAAATTGCTACCTAGATTAAACAGCGTTGAACTAAAGAGAGAAAGATATAAAGAAAAAGAATTCTTAAGAGATCATAATTTTCCCGTACCTAGATTTGAAGTTGCTGATAATGGAGAAGAAGCTCTTAGAATACTAAAAAACGATTTTAATAATTTAGGTGTAATTAAGCAATCAAAAGGCGGTTATGATGGTAAAGGCCAATATTTTATTAAAGAAGATTCTGAAAAATATCAATTTATAAAAAATATGAATTGTAAATTTGTAGTAGAGGAATTTATAGACTTTGATTTTGAGGCATCAATTATAGTTACAAGAAGTAAAAAAGAATTTAAGGCATTTACTCCATCGTTTAATTATAATGAAAAAGGTATATTAATATATAACTATGGACCATATTTTAATGAAGAAATGGTAAAAATTGGGGAAAAATTAACTAAAGATTTAGATTACATAGGAACGATGGGTATAGAATTTTTTGTTAAGGAAAACAAAGTGCTAATAAACGAAACTGCTCCTAGAGTCCATAACACTGGTCACTATACTTTAGATGCTTCTTTTGTTTCGCAATTTGAGCAACATTTAAGGGCTATAACTGATATGGATTTAGGAGATACCACGTTTTTAAAACCGTTTGGAATGGTAAATATTCTAGGAAAATCTGATTTTCCTAAGGAAATTCTTAGAATAGGTAAGGTATATTGGTATGGAAAGAATCAGGCTAAAAAAAGAAGAAAAATGGGCCATATAAATATTGTTGGTAAAGACCTAGAAGACGTAAAAGGAAAAATTGATAATATTATGAAAATATTATATACTGAAGGTATTGAATTATGA
- the purE gene encoding 5-(carboxyamino)imidazole ribonucleotide mutase — MPLVGVIMGSKSDWEYMKEATCVLEKFGVSYEAKVVSAHRTPEYMLDYAKSAHEKGIEVIIAGAGGAAHLPGMIASMTQLPVIGVPIPSKNLNGLDSLLSIVQMPYGIPVATVAIGGAKNAALLAIRILGIKYPDIFSKMKNFMEEMKNDVLSTKL; from the coding sequence ATGCCTTTAGTAGGAGTAATTATGGGCAGTAAAAGTGATTGGGAATATATGAAGGAAGCTACTTGTGTATTGGAAAAATTTGGAGTAAGTTACGAAGCTAAAGTTGTTTCGGCTCATAGAACACCAGAATACATGTTAGATTACGCCAAATCGGCACACGAAAAAGGCATAGAAGTAATAATAGCTGGAGCAGGAGGTGCAGCACATTTACCTGGTATGATTGCTTCAATGACTCAACTACCTGTTATAGGAGTTCCTATTCCTTCTAAGAATTTAAATGGTTTAGATTCATTACTTTCAATAGTACAAATGCCTTATGGAATACCAGTGGCTACAGTAGCCATTGGAGGAGCAAAAAATGCTGCACTTCTAGCAATTAGAATTCTAGGCATAAAATATCCAGATATATTTTCTAAAATGAAAAACTTTATGGAAGAGATGAAGAACGATGTCCTCTCTACAAAATTATAA